One window of Mesorhizobium sp. PAMC28654 genomic DNA carries:
- the accB gene encoding acetyl-CoA carboxylase biotin carboxyl carrier protein gives MSIKKTGVDQQLIRDLAGILNDTNLTEIEVELGDLKVRVSRQAPAVHAIAAPQPSYAPAQPAAATAPAVVDVSKNAVPSPMVGTAYLSPSPDAKPFIEIGQQVKEGQTLLIIEAMKTMNQIPSPRAGTVTAILFEDAQPVEYGMPLVVVE, from the coding sequence ATGTCGATAAAGAAGACCGGTGTTGACCAACAGCTGATCCGCGATCTGGCGGGCATCCTGAACGACACCAATCTCACCGAGATCGAGGTCGAACTGGGTGACCTCAAGGTGCGGGTATCGCGACAGGCGCCAGCCGTCCACGCGATCGCTGCCCCGCAGCCATCCTATGCGCCTGCACAGCCGGCGGCCGCAACTGCCCCGGCAGTCGTTGATGTATCGAAGAACGCGGTGCCTTCACCGATGGTCGGCACCGCCTATCTCTCACCGTCGCCGGATGCAAAGCCGTTCATCGAGATCGGCCAGCAGGTCAAGGAAGGCCAGACGCTGCTGATCATCGAAGCGATGAAGACGATGAACCAGATACCCTCGCCGCGCGCCGGCACGGTGACGGCGATCCTGTTCGAGGATGCACAGCCGGTCGAGTACGGCATGCCTCTCGTCGTGGTCGAGTAG